Within Myxococcales bacterium, the genomic segment ACGTCAAGCGCCGAAGCCTTGCCGATCACGTCCAAGCGAGCTCCTCCGTCTTCGCCTGCGGTATCGGTCACTTCGCGAATTGCTTTCAGCAATGCCGCGGCCTGTGCCTGACGCGGAAGCACCACGTCGATACCCTTTGCGCGTAAGTCGGCGACCGCCGCGCCGCCATTGCGGTCAACCAAAACGATCACTGGCACGAAATCTGTCAACGGATCTGCTCGCAGCCTTCCGACGAGGTCGTGATCTCCTGACACGATCCCTTCAGAGACCACCATGACGTCAGGCGCGATCGAACGCGCCAAACGCAGCGCCTCTTCAGCGTTAGTGGTGCCTAACACCTCAAACCCTTCACCGGGTAGCGCACTTCTCATTTGATTATGAATGTCAGGCTCTCCGACAACAAGCACACTAAGCACGTGCTGAAGCGGGGTATCATGCGTGCTTGGCGCCCGGGCGTTGGCTTTCTCCTCGATGACCGGCACAGCGGTAAAGCTGCCACTTGCACGTTTGGGCGGCGTGACACCGAGGACCGAGGCCGGGGGCCGGCGAGCCGGAACGTGGCGCAACGCTTGCGGAGGCGGCGGTGGTTTGGCAAGACCGTTGCCCGACGTCCGGTGGCCAGGAACGCCCACGACAGTGTTGGGCGCGCCGCCATATCCCGCGCGAGCGGGCAGGCCTCCCCGCCCTGGGGCACCCCTCGTTGTCGGTGCATTTGTCACCGTTGTGAGCATGGATCGAAGTGCCTCGATGTCGGCCTGAGATATGCGCCGGTGTTGCTCGCGGGCCATCTCCAACCTGTCTATGCCGGTTTTAACTGTATCGGCCAGCACTTCGCTTTGGAAGACTTGCGCCGAAGCGTAGAGCGCGTGCAACCGACGGCGCATTTCCTCCATCAACTGGCTCTCGGCAGGGGCACCGAGAAGCCCCGGTAGAAAATCGTGAAGCTCTTGAGCTTTGCCTGGTAGAGCCTGCAAAAACCGCTCGTGCGCGGCTTTTATAGGTGCCTGTTGTTCGAACCAGTCAGTCATGAAATAAACTCCGCCACCCGAGAGGCTGACACGTGTTTCTACCTACTGCCACTACATTTATCGCTTGGGAAGGGTACTAGTGCGTTTTATCGACGAGGTCACCATTGACGTAAGAGGCGGCAAGGGCGGTGACGGCTCTAGGGCCATGCGGCGCGAGAAATTCGTGCCCCTCGGCGGGCCAGCGGGCGGAAACGGTGGCGAAGGCGGCGATGTGGTCCTAGTTGCGGACCCCCAACTCCGAACGCTTCTCGATCTGCATTATCGACGCAGTCTGCAGGCGGAATCCGGCGAACACGGCCGCGGGAAAGACCAGCACGGCAAGGGCGGCCGCGATCTCGACGTGCGCGTGCCATTGGGAACCCAGATTTTTGAGGCAACTGACGGCGTGCTCTTGGCGGATCTCGATATCGAGGGGGCGCGTTTCATTGCTGCGCATGGCGGCAAGGGCGGATACGGCAACAAGCATTTTGTGACGCCTTATGATCGGGCACCACTCACCGCTGAAAAAGGACATCCCGGCGAAACGCGGACGCTGCGGCTGGAACTCAAGTTACTCGCCGACGTCGGCCTCGTGGGTTTTCCAAACGTGGGCAAGAGCACCCTAATAGCAGCGGTGTCTCAAGCGCGGCCTAAGATCGCAGAGTATCCTTTCACCACGCTCGTTCCGCAACTGGGCGTAGTCTCGCTTGGGGTCGACAGAAGTTTTGTAGTGGCAGATATTCCGGGCATCATCGAGGGAGCGGCACAAGGCGCTGGCCTCGGTCTGCGGTTCCTCAAGCATATCGAACGCACCCAAGTGTTGGTGCATGTACTTGCGGTGGACCCGGATGAGGGCAGGGAACCGGTGCGCGATTTCGATCTCCTGATGCGTGAGCTCCGCGCGTTCGATGCTGCGCTCGCATCGCGTCCCATGTTGATCGCCCTCAACAAGACCGATCTTCCCGAAACCGAGCAGTCCCTAGCCCATATCGTTAAGCAAATGGAGGCCCGCGGGCACAGCGTGTTTGCCGTCTCGGCGGTCAGCCGTCAGGGGCTCGAGCCACTGATGCTTGCGCTTGAGACGCTCCTTAAGAGCGCCGCGACGGACGAGAAGGCGACTCAACATCGCTCATGAGCCTGACGCGTCCCAGCGATGCGGTCACTTCGCGCTCGGCGGGGTCCATGCCGTCTCGGCCAACTCGCCTTCTTCGAGCTCTAACCAAAGCTTGAGTTGTTTAACCATGAAGTCAGTGCCTTCTTTGCTCGCCAAGTCCACGCGATAGGTGTTGATGTAGCGCACACTCTCTTTGAGCCAGAGATCCCACGCTTCCTTCGATACTTTTTCGTAAATCAAGGCGCCCAGTTCGGTTGGAAAGGGAGGTTCCGAAAGACCGGGAAGATCTTTTTTTAGTTTGACGCAATGGACAGTTCGGCTGGGATTCGCCTCGGGCATACCGCTAAACCTCACCAAATCCAACCATGCGTCCTTGGTCGGGATCCCAAAGCTTAAGCCGGAAACATTCGCGGATATCGCTCAATTTTAGGCTGGTCACACTAGGGTTTTGAAGTTC encodes:
- a CDS encoding oxidative damage protection protein → MPEANPSRTVHCVKLKKDLPGLSEPPFPTELGALIYEKVSKEAWDLWLKESVRYINTYRVDLASKEGTDFMVKQLKLWLELEEGELAETAWTPPSAK
- the obgE gene encoding GTPase ObgE codes for the protein MRFIDEVTIDVRGGKGGDGSRAMRREKFVPLGGPAGGNGGEGGDVVLVADPQLRTLLDLHYRRSLQAESGEHGRGKDQHGKGGRDLDVRVPLGTQIFEATDGVLLADLDIEGARFIAAHGGKGGYGNKHFVTPYDRAPLTAEKGHPGETRTLRLELKLLADVGLVGFPNVGKSTLIAAVSQARPKIAEYPFTTLVPQLGVVSLGVDRSFVVADIPGIIEGAAQGAGLGLRFLKHIERTQVLVHVLAVDPDEGREPVRDFDLLMRELRAFDAALASRPMLIALNKTDLPETEQSLAHIVKQMEARGHSVFAVSAVSRQGLEPLMLALETLLKSAATDEKATQHRS